The Rhodocytophaga rosea genome has a segment encoding these proteins:
- the tilS gene encoding tRNA lysidine(34) synthetase TilS: MLEKFLGYTSEKELFQPSDHILLAVSGGIDSVVMSHLFYKAKLNFAIAHCNFGLRGAESDEDELFVKKLAKKYKVPFYSDTFETEAFAQQEKISIQMAARTLRYRWFEQLLNNHGFQYLATAHHLNDILETVLFNLTKGTGISGLHGIQPKLNRIIRPLLFADKEQIYAYVVEHQLAWREDSSNQSSKYQRNLIRNEVIPLLKTINPNLEETIQHTIEKVVSVERIFEEDMHQLKSRLVQQKTDIMYIDFIALQQEFEPVIKLSYLLKEYQFSFTQTKDIWQSLGAESGRRFESPTHTLVKDRTSLIITPKALNEFISTSIEKEQLSFQNEFIHLHFETMDAKDFTITPNSQVACLDLATLQFPLKLRRWKEGDWFCPLGMNKKKKISDFLIDTKVPVNLKSRIWVLTSNGSIVWIVGHRIDNRFKITDKTEQVLQISLA; this comes from the coding sequence ATGCTTGAGAAGTTTCTAGGTTACACATCTGAAAAAGAATTATTCCAACCCTCAGACCACATTTTACTGGCGGTGAGTGGAGGAATCGATTCAGTAGTGATGAGCCATTTATTTTATAAAGCTAAATTGAATTTTGCTATAGCACATTGTAATTTCGGATTGAGGGGAGCCGAATCGGATGAGGATGAGTTATTTGTGAAAAAACTCGCTAAAAAATACAAAGTGCCTTTTTACTCAGATACCTTTGAAACGGAAGCTTTCGCTCAGCAGGAAAAAATCTCTATCCAGATGGCTGCCCGTACCTTGCGTTACCGCTGGTTTGAGCAATTGCTTAATAATCATGGTTTCCAGTATCTGGCTACAGCGCATCATCTGAATGATATATTAGAAACTGTGCTATTTAACCTGACGAAAGGTACTGGTATATCAGGCTTACATGGCATTCAGCCCAAACTGAACCGAATTATACGGCCACTTTTGTTTGCAGATAAGGAACAAATATACGCCTATGTAGTAGAGCATCAACTAGCCTGGCGGGAAGATTCTTCCAATCAAAGTTCTAAATACCAGCGTAACCTGATACGCAATGAGGTGATTCCTTTGCTGAAAACCATTAATCCTAACCTGGAAGAAACTATTCAGCATACGATTGAGAAAGTAGTAAGTGTTGAACGGATTTTTGAGGAGGATATGCATCAGCTCAAATCCCGGCTTGTGCAACAGAAAACAGATATAATGTATATTGATTTTATTGCTTTGCAACAGGAATTTGAACCTGTTATTAAGTTGTCGTACCTGTTAAAAGAATATCAATTTTCGTTTACACAGACAAAGGACATCTGGCAAAGCTTAGGAGCAGAATCAGGACGCCGTTTTGAGTCACCTACACATACGCTGGTAAAAGACCGGACTTCGCTGATTATTACACCAAAAGCGCTGAATGAATTTATCAGTACATCTATTGAGAAAGAACAACTTTCTTTTCAAAATGAGTTTATTCATTTACATTTTGAAACTATGGATGCCAAAGATTTTACGATTACCCCGAATTCTCAGGTAGCTTGTCTGGACCTGGCTACATTGCAATTTCCCTTAAAACTCCGGCGGTGGAAAGAAGGCGACTGGTTTTGTCCGCTAGGGATGAATAAAAAGAAAAAAATAAGCGATTTCCTGATTGATACGAAAGTGCCTGTAAATCTGAAAAGCCGTATCTGGGTGCTTACTTCCAATGGGTCCATAGTCTGGATTGTGGGCCACCGGATTGATAACCGTTTTAAAATTACTGATAAAACAGAGCAGGTACTGCAAATCAGTCTTGCATAA